TAATTTTTAGTTGTTGGGATGGAAGGAATCATAAGGGATGACGGTATTTAAAGAGGAAGGCTTCctgaaaatgtcaaatttaagattatggtcacttttttatatttttaagtctaAGAAATTTGAACAGTTGTCCTTTTCTATCTCTATGGtgaatttaagatttttgtGGATGTTGTTTATATAAGATAGCATCAAGATCGAATTTATTTCCATTCCATACACATATAATGTCGTCGtcgatattttgaattaacaaTAAAGTTCTTTTCAATATTATCCAAATACAAATCAGCTAATAAGCCGGAAATGGAAAGACCCATAGGAAGTCCATTTTcaagtttataaattttttgatcaaaGCGACAATAGTTTTGTTGAATTATGTgattaagtattttaattaagtcATCAGTGGTATCAACATTTGTGTATAAATTGAGCTGTAACGAGTTTTTCAAGGAGTGTAttggtttataatcaatttgtttaaaaataccaTACATAAAATCAGTAATTTTAGAGGTATTAGAGTCAAATAGGTAATTGTTTTTAAGATCATTATAATATATCTTAGTATGTCGAAACTAGTTCCAAGTaagattattataaaaattttaaaggtcAAGAAGTCTATTTTGTATTACTTATCTCctaagtttaattaattcagctgaattatttttattttttttaatatagttGGAGATGATTGCAATGGAAAACCCGATCGATTTAAAAAAGCAACTCGTCGTGGAGTTTGAAAACGAGCAAGGAATCGATGAGGGAGGTGTTTCAAAGGAATTCTTCCAATTAGTaatagaagaaatttttaatcctGATTATGCAATGTTCACCTATCAACAAGACTCACAAACCGTTTGGTTTAACCCAACCAGTTTTGAAAACGAAGCTCAATTCACACTCATCGGAATCGTTTTGGGTTTGGCCATTTATAACAACATCATTTTAGCAGTTAATTTTCCCATGGTACTTTACCGGAAGTTAATGGGAAAAAGGGGGTCGTTTGAAGATTTATCTGAATGGAATccggtaaaaataaaaaaaattagtaaataaaataattatattgattatttttagacTCTATATaatagtttaaaacaaatgttgGAATATAATGAACCGGATTTAGAAGATGTTTTTATgcaaacttttagaataagttATCAAGACGTTTTTGGAGGATTAATTAATCATGACTTAAAAGAAAATGGTGATCAGGTTGCTGTGActcaaacaaataaatttgtaagtaTAAGACCTACCTTTACCAACTTCCTGATCTAACAAGAGAATTCACCAATTTcgaatttggtacagcgatagtatggactaaaataaggtttacatatttttttatacgtgctaacaaagcccctggggcgagttataattgttaaaaattgggGTGAACgatatatattcgcttatagcTTGAAGACGAAAACAGCTATCGAAATTTGGTGAATGTAACtctgatatttatttttaaggagctttttattgatatatcacacatacaTCTGAGTGTTTCAGGGGATAAACAACTCCTGCTtgtttggaataatttaaaaactactctgtcgattttggcggcattaccCTAATAGtacgtttaataaaaataacgccctataaattcaaaaaactaaGTGTAGAAAGAAGAGGAGACTTTACTGAGGATGAAAATGGCAGGAATATAAATAAACGCAAAGAAAAAATAGGAAAGTTATAAAGATGAGGACGTGGAATATTACAACTTTAACAGGAAAGGAAAGAGAAATAATGGAGGAGATGGGGAGGTTTGGGATAGAAATAATGGGAATTAGTGAAGCGAAAAAGAAGGGAAGGGACAATTATCAAACAATTATAGTCTATACTTTTCAGGAGTCCAAGGAAATACATGGAGCAAGGAGGGAGTAGGAATAATTATAACAGGGgaactaaataaaaaagtaaataaatatgcACCAGTAAATTCAAGAATTCTGGAATTGGGAATTGACCTAAACAGGAAGGTGAATATAATTCAAATCTACGCACCAACAGAAGGaacagaagaagaaaaaatacgaGATTTTTACTCAAGTCTGCAGAAAACCTTTGATAAATCCAGAGAATTTATAATGAGAGACTGGAATGCGAGAATAGATAATGATATACACAAGGGGGGAGGTAGTATAGGAGAATATGGGGATCAGGGAATGCTGGAATGCATTTGttaaataaacaacttattgaTTGAAAACACTATGTGGAGTCAGAGTAGGCAAGATAAATATACGTTTGTGGCGGAAGAAAGGAATGCCAAGAGTATTATTGATTACATCACATACACCTGGAATCTCCAAAACAGAGTCGAAGAGGTAAAGACTGAAGTAGAAATAGGAACCAACTAAAGACTAGTTAATAGTTAGGCAACTACTAATAATATAGAAATCGAAAGAGAAGAGATGAATACTAAAATACcaagaaaaaacaaacaacgaatttcaaaaactagaacaaacagAGACTTTAACATTGGAAGAAAGGTGGAGTGTTTTTAAAGAGATAATGCGAAATAAAGCTATGGAGGTGCGTCGAATGGGAAAATACAATAATCAGGCAAAGAGAACACACTGGTGGAATGAAGAGGAATAACATGAAATTCtggaattaaataagaaaacgGAAGGAAGATCaaaggaaacaaataaaagcCGTCAAAGATAAAAACAACGAGATAAAGACAACTACAAATCAAATTGTGGACATATGGGCGGATTTTTATGTGGAAAAGTTCAAGGACGGAAAATGGACACATACAATGGAGCAGGGAAGAGAAGATAAGATAAGGGAAGACACTACAGACTTAGCAACTGAAGAGATAACAATGCAAGAATTAGGAGAGGcaatgatgaagatgaaaaaagACAAGGCTTGCTGCAAAGACAAGACAGATCCGGAGATGGTAAAATATTCGGGAATAAAAGGGAAAGAGTAGCTTCTAAGTGTATATAAAACTGCATGGGAATTGCAAACAATCCCGAAAGATTGGGAAGATAATATCATCTTACAAATACATGAAAAAGGAAGCTACTCGAactgtgaaaattacaaagcCATATGCCTATCATCTACAAGTTACAAATTATACACAAAGATAATAGGAAAAAGGTTAAGAAGAGTAGTGGAAAATAAACTAGAAGACGAACAAGCAGCATACagaggctcgttactaccatcttctggttaagctatctaagagattattaccacggttacggctattttacgcgctctgattggctagtagatgggtttatctataagataaatttatctaaaagatggtagtaatggaccagaGTAAGCCAACAAACGAACGATAACATTCATGTAATCCGAAATATCATTGAAAGGAAAATAGAGAATATACCTAATATTGTTGGACCTAAAAGCAGCTTTTGAGACGGTTAACCATAGTATTATATGGAAGTGTCTAGAACAACTAATGGTGCcacaaaaactaataaaaataattgaaaacctGTACAAGAAAGTCATGGGTATAGTACAAATGAAGggagaaacatcaaaaactttCGAAATGAACAAGGGAATAAAACAAGGCGATAGCCTAAGCCccttgttatttataatattaatggacacagtgataaaaaaatacaataacaagaacaaataaatatcaaacaataataggttataaaagtttGAAGCTagtaaaaaaagataatttactATTGCTTATGCTGACGACATAATGCTGGCGACCTAGTGAACAAAACATAGAAGAAGTATCATCATATGAGTACTTGGGCAGTATAATATCACAAGATGGAAGGATAGACCTAGACATAAATGCAAGAATAAGGAAAACAAACAACGTATATCATATTCTAAACAGAACAATTTTTGGGAAAAGGAGGTGGCAATCCCAATATTAACATATGCCACTGAATCATGGACACTCCAAGATAAACAAGAAGGAAAGATCACAGCaatggaaatgaaatttttacagAAAATAGTGGAGATGCCATGGTATAGGATAAGAAATGAAGAACTAAGACTGGGAGTAGATGAAgaggagataatcagcaaaaTAGAGAGAAAGCATAATGGAacataacataataataaaaaaagtatttgaaaCAAAGAATAAGGATAAGAACAAGAGGGGAAGGCCTAGGAAGAAGTGGGACGAAAGAAGGGAGACTCTAGCAGATATAAAGGAATTAGCTAGGAATTGGAGGGACTGGAAAAGATGGATGGAGGAATAGGAAAAGATTTATGCGACGTCATCAGACATAAGCATCAGGAGAAGAAGTTTTTTCCCATTTacctctgaccatcccctgcgAAATTATGGGGTAAAATAGACAACCCTTTTCCGTAcgaataatttgataaaacttACACTTTTGAACACTATTTTGCAGAAAATCGTAATTGCAAATTAAGATTCATGCTGTAAAATAGGCCCTATTCGACATTTAGGTGTAGCTGGGGTTATACATTAAATAGTACTTTGAAAGAACTTATCAGGAATAATAGGTAATCaggaaatatttattaataatgagttaaaataCAATTGACAAAGAAATGGTTGTATATTATAGATGGTATTCTacgttttagtttaatttgtttttcttaagatatttttattcaatgtattgttggcaataatgaacatcatggaaaaaatgttttaaacgcGAAGATTGTACACACCATACACAACAGCTATGTCCCCATAGATATTTCATATTGGTTTTCCACTCAAAAAGTAAACGTCCGCGTCCGCAGGATTTTCAAACTGTTCTGGTCTCTCATCTACTTAACATATACACACTTGTAAACCacgcgtatttaaaaacattaataaatcgcGGGGAAGACAACTAGTTATGCGTTAGtacttgcaattttaaaatattatgtcTCTGATGCAAATTGACGTCGTACTGGTAGACAATAACTCATCAGAAGGTATTAAATTAAGTGATTGTATTTGATCTGTTGTCCGTGCAGGTATAGACAAATGTTTAAACTTAACATCCGACTACTCCAAGAATCCAGTAATGTTTTGTCCAGTATTTGGgaagtacatattttatatggGCAGAAGTTAATGTATgattttgttcaaaatattgttttatcacattattcttacAGAAAAGGGTTATCTATTTTACTCTGTAACTTCGCAGGGGAACTACAAgtagttaatatttttaaacatactgTTAGggtacttaatgccgccaaaatcgacagggtaatttttaaattattccaaaaaagcGGTGTAGTTTACCTCCTAAATCCCTCaaatatatgtgtgatatatcaatgaaAAGATCCTTAAAAGTGTCAATTCCCAACTTACTCCTGGagaaaaatacgtaaaccttattttagGCCATACTTTCGctgttatatatatatatatatatctattttattgattatctCCTCTTCATCTACTCCCAGTCTTATTTCCTCATTCTTTATCCTATACCATAGCATCTCCACTATTTTctgtaaaaatttcatttccattGTTGTGATCTTTCCTTCTTGTTTATCTTGGAGTCTCCATGATTCACTGGCAGATGTTAATATTTGGACTGCCACCGAGTTGtacactttcaattttatctttttatctatCTTCTTCTTCCCAAAAACGATTCTGTTTAGAGTAATGACAAACGTTGTTTGTTTTCCTTATTCTTGCATTTATGTCTAATTGTCTATCCTTACATCTTGTGATGTTATACTGCCCAAGTACTCATATGATGATATACATGTATGCTGCTTGTTCATCGTCTAGTTTATTTTCCACTACtcttcttaacattttttctattatctttgtgtataatttataatttgtagaTGATGGGCATATGGCTTTGTAATTTTCCAGTTCTAGTAGCTTCCTTTTTCATGTATTGTTAAGATGATATCATCTTCCCAATTTTTCGGGATTGTTTCCAACCCCCATGCGGTTTTATATATACTTAGAAGCCACTCTTTTCCTTTTATTCCCTAATATTTTACCATCTCCGGATCTATCTTGTCTTTGCAGCAAGCCTTGTCtgttttcatcttcatcattgCCTCCCCTAATTCTTGCATTGTTATCTCTTCAGTTGCTATGTCTATAATGTCTTCCCTTATCTCATCTTCTCTTCCTTCCTCCATGTTTGTGTCCGTTTTCCGTCCTTGAAGTTTTCTGCATAAAAATCCGCCCATATGTCCAGAATTTTATTTGTAGTTGTCTTTATATCGTTGTTTTTATCTTTGAcggcttttatttatttcctttgATCTCCCTTtagttttcttatttaattccaGAATTTCCTGTTATTCCTCTTTATGCCACCAGTGTGTTCTCTTTGTctgattattatattttccCATTTCACGCACCTTCATAACTTTATTTCGcattatctttttaaaaatactccACTTTTCTtccaatgttaaaaattctctgtttgttctagtttttgaaattcgctgtttgttttttcttgGTATTTTAGTCATCCTCCTGTCTTAGTTTATGGATGTTTATTTTCGTGTAGGTTTTCATCTCTTCTCTTTCGATTTCTATATTATTAGTAGCTGCCTAATTACTAACTAGTCTGTGGTTGGTTCTCATTTCTACTTCAGTCCTTACCTCCTCGACTCTGTTTTGGAGATTCCAGGTGTATGTGATGTAACCAATAATACTCTTAGCATTCCTTTCTTCCGCCACAAACACGTATTTATCTTGCCTCCTCTGACTCCACATAGTGTTTTCAAtcaataagttgtttatttaacaaaattccAGCATTCCTTGATCCCCATATTCTCCTATACTACCTCCTCCCTTGTGTATATCATTACCTATTTTCACATTCCAGTCTCTCATTATAAATTCTCTGGATTTATCCAAGGTTTTCTGCAGACTTGAGTAAAAATCTcgtatttcttcttcttctgttcCTTCTGTTGGTGCGTAGATTTGAATTATATTCACTTTTCTGTTTAGGTCAATTCCCAATTCCAGAATTCTTGAATTTACTGGTGCAtacttatttacttttttatttagttcCCCTGTTATAATTATTCCTACTCCCTCCTTGCTCCAAGTATTTCCTTGGACTCCTGAAAAGCATAGACTATAATTGTTTGATAATTGTCCCTTCCCTTCTTTTTCGCTTCACCAATTCCTATTATTTCTATCCCAAACCTCTCCATCTCCtccattatttttctttcctttCCTGTTATCTATATTCTATATTTCTGTCTCTATATTCCTGCCATTTTCATCCTCAGTAAAGTCTCCTCTTCTTTCTACACttagttttttgaatttatagggcgttatttttattaaacgtaCTATTAGGGTACTTAATGCTGCTAAAATCGACagattagtttttaaattattccaaacaAGCAGGGTAGTTTACCTCCTAAATacctcagatatatgtgtgatacatcaatgAAAAGATCCTTAAAAGTGAATATCACCCTTATAACTTACCCCaagggctttattagcacgtataaaaaaatacgtaaatcTTACAACAAAATCGGCGAGGGACAGTTATAAGAGAGCCTTTTTCCCAACCTTTCAGcaatttaaattacattaaaactaaaaatattttcaattttaggaGTTTGTAGAAATGTACGCAGATTTcctattaaataaatcagtCGAAAAACAATTTCGTGCCTTTTATAAAGGCTTCCAAATGGTAACTGATGAGTCACCATTAGAGTTACTGTTCCGTCCGGAAGAAGTCGAATTATTAATATGTGGTAGTAAAACGTTCAATTTCAACAGTTTGGAGCAAGCAACGGAATACGACGGGGGATACACAAGTGATTCGCCGATCATTAAACATTTCTGGTCGGTCGTACACGCGTTCTCGAtagaagaaaaacgaaaattattgCAATTTACGACCGGATCGGATCGAGTCCCGATCGGGGGATTGAGCAAATTAAAACTGGTCATTGCAAAAAATGGGCCGGATTCGGACCGGTTACCAACCGCTCACACGTGTTTCAACGTGCTTTTATTGCCAGAGTATTCGtcgaaagaaaaattgaaagatCGATTAGTGAAAGCGATCAATTATTATCAAGGTTTTGGTATGTTATAATAAACGTGAAAGAAATGTGTCGAGTTTTCGTTGTGTGTACATAAAGAGACAGTACAGACAcgttcttttattaattttcaccGCTCACTATTAAGTTTACGTTTCTTTCTTTCACTGTATGTTCTTTATGAACTAATTATTGTGtatggttaaaaaaaaaattggagtcataaaaaacatgattaataattaagttgttttttcaatCTGTGACtgttttcttctattttttttaggtcTGTAATAACtgagttttttttgtaaataaatcatatttggtcacaaataataattcattttccTATAATTATTTGTGAAAAGTGATTTGGAATTTTATTCATGGAAAGTGAGATTTTatgctttaattaaattataccaGGATTGAATGAAATAAGAAAGGTaagttaaaaatgataaagtaattaattagaaataaaatttctaaaaaaatcctttttatttacaataacGATCCGCTTTCATTTTACTCCTTCGATCTAATAATGTCTCGTGCAAAGTCCCATCCACTTTAGCTTTATCCAACTCTTTTTTATCATTGGGATTAATGCGCATTCTCTTATCTTGaaacttttgaaattttttaatataatttaccTCAATTTGGGCCAAACTTCCTTGTTCTTCCACTGGAACATCTTTCATTGGGTTCACCTCCTTTGTAGTTTGCGATCGTATTTGTACCATATTCTTTTCAGACGCTTTCTTATCATCAGCAACCACATTATCGTCATCATccaaagataaaaaacattcattCGAACCTTGCAGAGCCAATTTACCTTCCTGTGCAATATAAAAAAGGTAtagatgaatttaaaaaaaaattatacatacCTGAAAAACAGGTTCCCATTGTTCCATAGCCCCAATTGCATCAGACCTTCCTGTAACTTTCCCATCTTTTTCTACtctcaaatatttattataacccGATTTCAAAGCAAGTTGACGTTCATTTATTGGAACTGCTGTAAGTATTTCTTCAGGTGCTGGTCCATCACCCTCATCGTGCGGGGCTCCTAAAGTAAAAAGTCCATTGTCTAAAGCACGCACGTAGGTATGTTTTCCAAATTCAATTGCTACGGCTCCGtttaaatcatcaaattttgttgCTTTCCACCAATTACCATGCTCGATAGCGTCTTGATCAATTTTTGGGACATCCTCttgttttttgtgtttgtgtTTACGCTTTTTACCTCTTTTGTGAAaagaaaatacaataattttaagtcaaatttttttgaggttaggttactTACTTTTGCTTTTCTCCTTTTAATACGAGTTTTCCAGGACGTACTTTATCATATTCGGACattccttattatttttttaactaatttaaaagatttaataattattttgaccGATAAagattacttttattattattgcgaTAATAGATTCAAGTTAGGTTATGTCGGTAAAGTAGAAACAAGTTAAATCGGTAATTTGaggttgtttttaaaattttagattcttttaacgaaaatattaaaataaattcccTTTTTTCATGTTTATCTGTTTTTAATCACTGTCTTTAAGTTACTTCACATTGTGGTTTGTAGTTTATTCGACTAATTGTaagagttttatttaataaaacgacGAAAAAGGTACAATTccttgtaaaaaaaaataataagattatATTCCATATTGTTATATAATTGTTCCATAGCCCCAATTGCATCAGACCTTCCTGTAACTTTCCCATCTTTTTCCACcctcaaatatttattataacccGATTTCAAAGCAAGTTGACATTCATTTAATGGAACTGCTGTAAATTTTCTTCAGGCGCTGGTCTTTCACCTTCATCGTGCGAGGCTCCTAAAATCCATTACCTAAAGAGCGCACATAGGTGTGTTTTCCAAATTCAATTGCTACGGCTccatttaaatcattaaatttcgTTACTTGCCAACAATTACCATGCTCGATAGTGTCTTGATCAATTTTTGGGACATCCTCTTGCTTTTTATGTTTGTGCTTACGCTTTTCATCTCTTTTGTGAAaagaaaatacaataattttaagtaaaaaatttttgaggttaggttactTACTTTTCTCCTTTTAATACGAGTTTTTCAAGACGTACTTTATCATATTCGGACATgccttattaattttttaactaatttaaaaagatttaataatta
This region of Onthophagus taurus isolate NC chromosome 3, IU_Otau_3.0, whole genome shotgun sequence genomic DNA includes:
- the LOC111417500 gene encoding protein FRG1 homolog; the encoded protein is MSEYDKVRPGKLVLKGEKQKGKKRKHKHKKQEDVPKIDQDAIEHGNWWKATKFDDLNGAVAIEFGKHTYVRALDNGLFTLGAPHDEGDGPAPEEILTAVPINERQLALKSGYNKYLRVEKDGKVTGRSDAIGAMEQWEPVFQEGKLALQGSNECFLSLDDDDNVVADDKKASEKNMVQIRSQTTKEVNPMKDVPVEEQGSLAQIEVNYIKKFQKFQDKRMRINPNDKKELDKAKVDGTLHETLLDRRSKMKADRYCK